GCCCTGGCCCAGCGGATCGAGGCCGTTGTCGTCGTGCAGCGGCGCGTATCCGAGCACGGCCCGCCAGAACGGCAGGTCGATCGCGTCCGGCTTCGCCGCGACCGCCACCTGCACCTCCTGCACGGCGCTCGGGTCGGACACGGCTGCGTGCTCTCGCGCCACGGCCGAGATCGCGCGCGCCACCTCGAGATGCTCCCGCTCGGTCCCCCACATCTCACGCGTCAGCTTGACGGTGAGACGATCGGATGCCGCGGTCAGAATCGTTCGCGGCGTGAGGCCGGAAACGCCCGACACCGCCACCGCCAGCCGGGCCGCATCCTGGAGAGAGGCGGTGCGGAACACCGCCGTCGGCCCTCCGTGCAGCACCACCCAGTCATCGACGCCTTCGCCCGAGACGAACTCCCGCCACCCGTCTTCACTCATGGCGCCCACCCTACGCACCCGCGCGCGCACACCGAAGAGCGAGCACCGGACGGCTGCTCACGATGGACGCCGCGCGCGGCCCCGCCTCACGCGTCGGCGACGACGACCCGGTCGCCGCCTGCGGACTTCGCCCGGTACATCGCGAGGTCGGCTCGCCGGATCAGCTGCTCGGCCAGCAGTCTCGACCCTTCCGGCGCGACGGCGACCCCGATGCTCGCACGCAGCGGCGGCACCGAGGTCTCGACCGGATCCCCGCGCAGCACGTCGAGAATGCGCCCGGCGATCTCCATCGCGACGGCCTGATCAGCCACCTCGCAGGCCAGCACGAACTCGTCGCCGCCGTACCGTGCCACGAGGTCGCCGGCGCGGACGGCGCTGAGGATCCGCAGGCCGGCGTCGCGCAGCATCCGGTCTCCCGCTTGGTGACCGAGGCGATCGTTGACGGCCTTGAAGCCGTCGAGATCGATGAAGATCGCGGCGCACGGGGACGTGCCGATGATGCCGCCGAGCTCGGCCTCGAGCAGTCGGCGGTTCGGCAGCCCGGTGACCTCGTCGTGCATCGCCGCGTGAGCCAGCCGCGACTGCAGCCGCAGCGTCGCGAGAGCCTGCGCGGCCTGGTTGGCGAGCGCCTCGGCCAGTGGCGCGGCCTCGTCGTCGAACGTGCGGTCGTGGTGGAACCAGCTCACGAAGGCTCCGAAGTCGATCTCCTCGTGGTGCAGCGGCGCTGCGACCAGCGCGTGCACCCCGGCCCGCTGCATCGCGGCGCCGAGTCCGGGGACGAGGGCCTCGCCCTCGGCCTCCCCCACGACCTTCCGCACCTGATGCGGAGCGTTGACCAGGGCGATCAGCGACTCGGGGTCGATCGTGCCGTTGAGCGGATTCCGACCCGCGACCACCGCGCTCGTCCCGTCGGGCTGGTGCAGGTAGACCGTGGACTCCTCGGCGCGATAGGCGCGCGCGGTCGTGTCGGCGAGGATCTCGGCCAGGCGCGTCTCGGTCGTCGCCGACGACAGTGCGATCGCCGAGTCCATCACGAGCTGAAGACGCGTGCGCGTGCGGTCGGCGAGCGCGTAGCGGCGACGCAGATCCGCCAGGGCCTGCCACCTCGTCGACGCCTCCGACACCACCAGCACCTCGTGGTCCACCTCGCGCTGGCGAGTGACCATGACGGCCCGGTCGAGGGTCGCGGCATCCAGCATCATCCACGGACCGCCGCCCGACTCCGCCGGCAGCAGGTCGTCCTCGGGGTGGACGAGCAAATCGTCGATCGAGCGTCCGACCAGGTCGTCTGCCGTCGTGCCGACCCACTCGGCGAACCAGTCGTTCGCCTCTCTGATGACGCCTCGCCGGTCGACGTGCACCACGCCGACTCGAAGCGCGGCTGCGCCGCCGTCGTCCACCGATTCCCTCTTCCACCGGCCCGCATGACCGGTGAAGGAACGATATCCGCAGGTGGACGGGAGACGTCAGGCGCTGTCCACTAACCGCCGAGTTCAGCCGGGTGCGTCAATCGCCACCACGCGTCCGGCGGACGGATGCTGCCTTCGACCACGACCGGCGCCGTCACGGTGTTCGGGCCGGCCGACCAGGTGATCGTGCCGACCTCCTCCCCATCGATGTACCCCTTCGGGGTCTTCAGGTCGAGTTCGACCTCGATGGGGGTGTCGGACCACGTGAAGATCGCGGCATCCTCCCCGACGACCAGCTTCGCGCTCGAACCCCACGG
This window of the Microbacterium sp. SSM24 genome carries:
- a CDS encoding VOC family protein; this translates as MSEDGWREFVSGEGVDDWVVLHGGPTAVFRTASLQDAARLAVAVSGVSGLTPRTILTAASDRLTVKLTREMWGTEREHLEVARAISAVAREHAAVSDPSAVQEVQVAVAAKPDAIDLPFWRAVLGYAPLHDDNGLDPLGQGSTVWMQDLDPSKPLRHAMHLDVSLSGAQIETRLAEALAAGGRIVDDSGAPAQWVLADRSGNKVCLVAWPDGARPASSTAGG
- a CDS encoding sensor domain-containing diguanylate cyclase → MDDGGAAALRVGVVHVDRRGVIREANDWFAEWVGTTADDLVGRSIDDLLVHPEDDLLPAESGGGPWMMLDAATLDRAVMVTRQREVDHEVLVVSEASTRWQALADLRRRYALADRTRTRLQLVMDSAIALSSATTETRLAEILADTTARAYRAEESTVYLHQPDGTSAVVAGRNPLNGTIDPESLIALVNAPHQVRKVVGEAEGEALVPGLGAAMQRAGVHALVAAPLHHEEIDFGAFVSWFHHDRTFDDEAAPLAEALANQAAQALATLRLQSRLAHAAMHDEVTGLPNRRLLEAELGGIIGTSPCAAIFIDLDGFKAVNDRLGHQAGDRMLRDAGLRILSAVRAGDLVARYGGDEFVLACEVADQAVAMEIAGRILDVLRGDPVETSVPPLRASIGVAVAPEGSRLLAEQLIRRADLAMYRAKSAGGDRVVVADA